The Clostridiaceae bacterium genomic sequence AGAAAGATTTTTACAGTACTTACATAAAACCTTTTATGAGCCGTGGTGAAAGGGTATTTGTTATTATTTCAGATGCGCTTCGTTATGAGACTGCCAGGGAGTTTTGCAACCTGCTCAACAAAGAGAGAAAAGGGTCTGCGGAGATTGCATATATGCAAGGCTGCATACCGTCCAGTACCCGCATTGGCATGGCATCTCTTTTACCTCATAAGTCTATTACCATGGATGAGGATTATAAGGTATATGTAGACGGTGTTTCTTCAGAAGGTACGGATAACAGGAATAAGATTTTAAATAATAACATCCATAAATCAATAGCTGTACAGTTTATGGATGTTATTGAGATGAAGCGGGATGATATGCGTAAAATCTTAAGCGGTAAAGAACTAATATATATATATCACAATACCATTGATGCAAGAGGAGATGACAGCAAAACCGAAAGGGAAGTTTTTGATGCAGCAGAAAAAGCCTTTGAAGAATTAATAATGCTAATAAATAGCCTGGTAAATAATGTTTCGGCTATAAATATCATAATAACTGCCGACCATGGATTTATATATAAACGAGGAAGCCTCATGGAAAGCGATAAGATAACAAAAGGTTCCATTGAAGATGCTTATGAAAACAGACGGTTTGTACTTAGTACAAAACCTGTTGAGTTGGAGGGAATCTTATCGTTTAGTATGGAGTACTTGCTTGGACCTGGTACTAACCTAAAATATGTATCACCAAGAGGTGTAAACAGATTTAAGGTACAGGGCGCAGGAGCCAAATATGTGCATGGTGGTACATCCTTGCAGGAGATTCTTATTCCTGTTGTTAAATTTAAGAATGATAGGAGCAGGAATGGTAAAAATGAAGTGAGAAAAGTTGATGTAAAACTTACAAGCATAACCAGAAAGATAACCAACATCATATCTTATCTTGAATTTTTTCAGACCGAGAAGATAGAAGAAAAGCGTGTACCAATGAGACTGAAAGTATATTTTGAAGATGAAGATGGAAACCGCATATCCAATGAAAATATTATTATTGCCGACAGCAGGTCGGAAACCTATGAGGATAGAAGTTTTAGGGAAAAATTTGTATTAAAGAACAAAAAATATGACAAAACCAAGAAATATTATCTTGTCATGGAAGACGAAGATGAAACTGTAGAAAAGATATATGATAGGATTCCTTTTATTATTGATATAGCCATTAGTGATGAATTTGGATTTTAAGGTGTGGGAGATATATGGATGAATTAAGCAGGAAACTTAATCAATATTTTGCCGGCAGGGTTGTAAGAAAGGACCTGACAAAAAAGATAAAAGAAGGAGCAAATGTACCCGTTTATGTTCTTGAATATCTTCTGGGCATGTATTGCGCAACAGATGATGAAGAAGGTATAACCGAGGGCGTTGAAACAGTAAAAAGAATCCTGGCTGAAAATTTTGTGCGTCCTGATGAAGCAGAGAAAGTAAAATCCAAGATAAGGGAAATAGGGAAGTATACCGTTATAGACAAGGTTAGTGTAAAACTCAATGAAAAGAAAGATGTATACGAGGCCGAATTTTCAAATTTAGGGATAAAGGGAGTGGAAATTTCCCCTGCATATATAAAACAATATGAAAAACTTCTTTGCGGGGGAATATGGTGCATTATCAAAATGGATTATTATTATGATGAAGAAGCCAAAGGGACAAGCCCTTTTAATATTAGCAATTTGACTCCCATACAAATGCCTAATCTTGACATGGAAGAGATAATGAACGGAAGAAAAAATTTCACAAAAGATGAATGGATAGATGTTCTGTTACGCTCAGTTGGAATGGAACCTACGAGGTTTGAAAACACTGTAAAGTGGCATCTTTTAGCCAGAATGATACCTCTTGTGGAAAACAATTATAACCTGTGTGAATTGGGACCTCGAGGCACAGGAAAATCTCATATTTATAAAGAAATATCGCCAAACAGCATACTGGTATCGGGAGGTCAAACGACTGTAGCTAATTTATTTTATAATATGGCTTCCAGACAGATTGGCCTTGTTGGACTTTGGGATTGTGTGGCCTTTGACGAGGTAGCGGGCATTACATTTAAAGATAAAGATGGGATACAGATAATGAAGGATTACATGGCATCTGGGTCCTTTGCCAGAGGGAAGGAAGAGAAGAATGCCTCTGCTTCTATGGTATTTGTGGGAAATATTAACCAAAGTGTAGATATACTCCTGAAAACATCCCACCTATTTGAGCCCTTTCCTGAGGCAATGGCAAATGACACTGCGTTTTTTGACAGGATGCATTATTATATACCCGGATGGGAGATACCCAAAATGCGTCCTGAATTTTTTACAGATGAATACGGCTTTATTACAGATTATATATCTGAGTTTATAAGAGAAATGAGAAAACGGTCTTTTTCTGATGCTTTGGATAAGTTCTTTAAACTGGGAAACAATTTGAATCAAAGAGATGTTATTGCAGTAAGAAAGACAGTATCAGGACTTGTAAAGCTCATATACCCTAACGGTGAGTTTACAAGAGACGATATCGAAGAAATATTGCGTTATGCACTGGTAGGCAGAAGGCGTGTTAAAGAACAGTTAAAGAAAATAGGTGGCATGGAGTTTTATGATGTCCATTTCTCATATATAGATAATGAAACAATGAATGAGGAATTTGTTTCAGTTCCGGAACAGGGCGGTGGTAAAATAATTCCTGAAGGTATGGGTAAACCAGGTCATTTGTATACTATTGCCAGAGGAAAGTCAGGTATGATAGGTGTTTATAAAATTGAAACCCAGGTAATATCAGGTACCGGTAAATTTGAAAAGACGGGACTTGGTTCTGACAGGGAAGCAAAAGAAAGTATTGAAACAGCCTTCAGATACTTCAGAGCGAACAGCAAAAAGGTAAGTGGCAGCATAAGTGTTACTACAAAGGATTACTTAATGCATATACAGGATATACACGGAGTAGGGATGGCCTCTGAATTTGCTCTAGCGGCTTTTGTGGCTTTATGTTCAGGAGCCTTAGGTAAGCCACCTCTTAGCCAATTGGTTGTTTTGGGTTCCCTTAGTATAGGCGGTACAATTATAAAGGTTGAGGAACTGGCAAATGTGTTGCAGGTGTGTTTTGATGCGGGAGCAAAAAAAGTACTTCTTCCGTTGACTTCTGCGGTAGATATTCCTACTGTTCCTCCTGAATTGTTTTCAAAGTTCCAGATTTCTTTCTATCAGAGCGCTGAGGATGCGGTATTTAAGGCACTTGGGGTAGAGTAGTTATATTTGTAACATGCTGAACCTATAATCAGTGGGGACAGGATGTAACGGGATGGTCGTCAATATGTATCTATGAATGGGCAGTCAAATTGGATTGTGATAGAACATTAGATAACCTGAGAAGGGAGAAACTCCTGGAGATTGTTAATGAGGAATAGTAATATGTGTAAGAAATGTGGGATATGAGTTTGATAAGAAGCCCGCATCTTTTGTACCAATCCTGGTTATTCTCACGCACTATTAAATTGTAAATACCATAAAGTTATCTGTGAATTTGTATAAGAGATAAGTGGGGAGTCACAATATGGAAGGATGGAAATTGCAGAGAGGTGAATATACAAAAGAACACCTTTCAGAAGACGAGATATGGATGAAATTTAATTACATCTTTTCTACCAAATCTGTGAATAGAACAAGTTATAAGTTTTGCTTTATAAAATCTCTTCTTGAAAACATATTTAATGTTGATGAAGAAGGGTATTTAAGTTTTGACCATATTTACGAAAAATTTTCAGAAATTTACTGGTATTTAGTGATTAGATATAAACTTAAACAAGGAGATACTGGAATTAATAATACTGAGAAAAAGACAAGCATTGAAATCATTTTTGATACATTTATTGAAAAATATCCTGCTTTATCCCGCCATATGAGCTTTGAAGCTATTGATGAAAAAATTAAAATTCAGATTATAAATATAGTTAAGCAAAAATGTAAAAGAAATGTTATAGGAGCTATTTATGGTGATACCGGTGGAACTTTTTATTCATTTGACCTGGCAAAGGAAATATTGAAACTGCATCCAGATGTATTGAGTTTTTTCAAAAAATATAAATATATTTTATTGAAGCTCAATCATTATGAGTGGATTAAGTTTCTTGAGAAAGTTAACAAAGAAGAGGATTCAAATTCTTTGGTAGAAAAACTTGACTATGCAACTAAAAGAAGTAATCTTACTGTTTATAGAGATTTATTATATGAGAATTTCAACAGATGCAATTGTTTTTATTGTGGACGGAAATTAAGTACTTCAATGGTAGTTGATCATTTTATTCCCTGGGTGTTCGTGAGGGATGATAAACTCTGGAATTTTGTATTAAGTTGCAGTCAGTGTAATAGTAGTAAAAGTGATAGGTTAGCAGAAAAAAATTATATAGGTAAACTACTTGCTCAAAATGATTATATAGTAACTCATTCCAACAATATATACATTGTAAAAAAGGAATATAAGATCTATCATCCGAAAAAAATTGTTAAAATG encodes the following:
- the brxL gene encoding protease Lon-related BREX system protein BrxL translates to MDELSRKLNQYFAGRVVRKDLTKKIKEGANVPVYVLEYLLGMYCATDDEEGITEGVETVKRILAENFVRPDEAEKVKSKIREIGKYTVIDKVSVKLNEKKDVYEAEFSNLGIKGVEISPAYIKQYEKLLCGGIWCIIKMDYYYDEEAKGTSPFNISNLTPIQMPNLDMEEIMNGRKNFTKDEWIDVLLRSVGMEPTRFENTVKWHLLARMIPLVENNYNLCELGPRGTGKSHIYKEISPNSILVSGGQTTVANLFYNMASRQIGLVGLWDCVAFDEVAGITFKDKDGIQIMKDYMASGSFARGKEEKNASASMVFVGNINQSVDILLKTSHLFEPFPEAMANDTAFFDRMHYYIPGWEIPKMRPEFFTDEYGFITDYISEFIREMRKRSFSDALDKFFKLGNNLNQRDVIAVRKTVSGLVKLIYPNGEFTRDDIEEILRYALVGRRRVKEQLKKIGGMEFYDVHFSYIDNETMNEEFVSVPEQGGGKIIPEGMGKPGHLYTIARGKSGMIGVYKIETQVISGTGKFEKTGLGSDREAKESIETAFRYFRANSKKVSGSISVTTKDYLMHIQDIHGVGMASEFALAAFVALCSGALGKPPLSQLVVLGSLSIGGTIIKVEELANVLQVCFDAGAKKVLLPLTSAVDIPTVPPELFSKFQISFYQSAEDAVFKALGVE
- a CDS encoding HNH endonuclease, which gives rise to MEGWKLQRGEYTKEHLSEDEIWMKFNYIFSTKSVNRTSYKFCFIKSLLENIFNVDEEGYLSFDHIYEKFSEIYWYLVIRYKLKQGDTGINNTEKKTSIEIIFDTFIEKYPALSRHMSFEAIDEKIKIQIINIVKQKCKRNVIGAIYGDTGGTFYSFDLAKEILKLHPDVLSFFKKYKYILLKLNHYEWIKFLEKVNKEEDSNSLVEKLDYATKRSNLTVYRDLLYENFNRCNCFYCGRKLSTSMVVDHFIPWVFVRDDKLWNFVLSCSQCNSSKSDRLAEKNYIGKLLAQNDYIVTHSNNIYIVKKEYKIYHPKKIVKMYNCAKFNGFEAGWTPKSIND